The Haloplanus sp. GDY1 genomic sequence GCGACGACGTGGAACTCGGCGGGCTGTTGGTCTGTCCCGACCTCGACACCGTCCTCTTCCGAGGCGGTGGGGTGATCGACCGCGACCGGTGGTGGGGCATCGACGGCGACACGACCGCGACCCACGAGGAACTCGGCCGACTCGCCGCGGCCGCCGGACTGGCCGACGGCGACGGCGATCCCGCGCCCCGATACCTCCCCCCCGACCGCCAGACCGCCGGCCGCCGCCTCGCCCGCTGGCGCCGGTTCTCCGGCGTCGCGGAGTTCATGGAGATCGGCGACCGCGACCGGGCCGTCCACGTCACCCGCACCAGCCTGCTGGACGAGGGGCTGACCCTGACCGAGGTGACGCGTCGCCTCGCCGACGCCTTCGACCTCACCGCCGACCTCCTGCCCATGAGCGACGATCCCGTGGCGACCATCGTCCACACCGAGGCGGGCGCGATGCACTTCCAGGAGTACTGGGTCGCCCGCCGCGCCGATCCGGCCGTCGAGGACGTGGAGTTCCGCGGGGCGAGCCGTGCGTCCCCGACCCCGGCCGTCCGCGACGCCCTCGACGACGCGGTGGTGATCGGCCCCTCGAACCCGGTCACGAGCGTCGGCCCGATCCGGGCGCTCCCCGGCGTCGACGACGCCCTCGATTCGACGCCGGTCGTCGCCGTCTCGCCGTTCGTCGAGGACGAGGTCTTCTCCGGGCCGGCCGCCGACCTCATGCGCGGGATCGGGCGGGAGCCGTCGACCGCCGGCGTCGCCGACGCCTACCCCTTCGCCGACGCGTTCGTCCTCGACGCCGCCGACGACACCGACCTCGACCGCCCGGTCGTGCGGACCGACACTCGGATCGACGGCCCCGACGACGCGGAACGCGTCGTCCGCGCGGTCGCCGACGCCCTCGCGGAGGTGGCCTGATGCTCGCGCTCGCCAGCCTCAGCGGCGCGTCGGACGCCGAGTGGGCCCGCGACGGCGCGGCGTTCGCCGACCTCGCCCTCCTCGGCGGCCTCGCCGTCGACGACGCCTCCCGCGACGCGGCCCGCGACCTGGTGGCCCGCGGTCGCCGGGAGTTCCTCCCCGACGACCCGCTGGCCTTCGCGGACGCCGAACTCGCCGCCCTCTCGGAGGCCCCCATCCGCCCGGGACTGAACGTCCGGAGCGCGACCCTCGACCCCGTCCGCGAGGCCGCCGCGGTCTGTGCCCGCCACGACGCCGTCGTCGAGATCAACGCCCACTGCCGGCAGGAGGAGCTGTGCGCCGCCGGCTGTGGCGAACGGCTCCTCCGCGACACGGGGCGTCTGGAGCGTTACGTCGCCGCCGCGAGCGAGGCCGGCGCGACGGTGAGCGTGAAGGTGCGGGCCGAAGTCGACGGGGTCGACCTGCCCGAGACGGCCCGGCGGGTCGCGGCCGCCGGCGCGGACGCCATCCACGTCGACGCGATGGACAGCGAGGAGGTCATCGCCGCCGTCGCAGCCGCGAGCGACGCCGTCGTCGTCGCCAACAACGGCGTCCGCGACCGGGCGACGGCGTGGGAGTACCTCGCCTACGGCGCCGACGGCGTCAGCGTCGGCCGGCCGAGCGACGATCCGGCGGTCCTCCGGCGGGTCGCCCGCGCCGTCGACGACTGGTGGCGCCGCGCGGCCGAGGACGGGGCGACCCTCGACCGGGAGCGAGAGCGGGACCGGGAGCCGGAGGTGCCGGGATGAGCGGCGAGGGTGACCGCCCGTCGGGACGCGCTCACCCCCGTCCCGACATGACGCCCGTCGACCACGCCGAACTCGCGCTGTTGCTGGAGGTGGCGAGCACGCCGAAACCGGGCAACGTGGACCGCCGCCGCGACCACGACGACCTGCGGTTCGAGCACTTCCTCGCGGGCGCCGTGGGTGCCCGTCCCGGCCTCCGACTGGCCGCGGGCGAGGGATCCGACGACGGCCGTCCACCCCTCGGCGAGGCGTTCGAGCGGGCGGTTCGGGGCATGAGCCAGCAGGACGGCGACAACACGCAGTTCGGCTGTCTCCTCCTGCTCGTTCCGCTGGTTCGGGCGGCCGCGACGGATCGGCTCTCGCCCGCCGGCGCCCGGGAGGTGGTCGAGTCGACCACCGTCGACGACGCGGCGGCCTTCTATCGGGCCTTCGAACACGTGGACGTGGCCGTCGGCGACCCGCCGCCGGACGCGGACGCCCTCGACGTGCGACGCGGCGCCGACGCGGTGCCGGACCTCCGGGCGCGGGGGCTGACGCTCGCGGACGTGATGGAACTGAGCGCCGACCGCGACGGCAACGCCCGGGAGTGGACGACGGGGTTCGAGCGCACGTTCGCGGCCGCCGGCGCCGTCCGCGACGACGAGGGGCCGGTCACCGACCGCCTCGCGCGGGCCTTCCTCGACCTGCTGGCCGAGCGGCCGGACACGCTCGTGGCGGTCGAACACGGCGACGACGCGGCACGCGAGGCGAGCCGCCGGGCCGCGGCGGTTCGGGGCGACCTGGACGCCGCCGAGGACCTCGCCGAGGCGTTCCACGACGAGGGGATCAACCCCGGGACGACCGCCGACTGCACCGCGGCGGCGGCCTTCGTCGCCCTCGAACGGGGGGTGCCGGTGTGAGCGGCGCGGACTGGCCCGTCTCCCTCCGCGGCGTCACCGAGTCGGTCGTGGCGACGCTCGGCCCGAACGGCCGCTGGAACCAGGCGGCGCTCGGCTTGCACGCCCCCGACGACGCCGGCGAACCGGTGACGGCGACGACGTGGGGACGCACCCGAACGCGGGGAAACTTCGAGCGCCGGGGTGGGGGTGTCGTCCAGTTCACGACCGACCCCCGGGAGTTCGTGGACGCTGCTCTCGACGTGACCGAGACGGACGACCCCGTCCGCGAGGGGGCCGCCGCGTGGGTCGAGGTGACGGTCGAGCGCCTCGACGCGGGCGAGGAGGGCGGCACCGAGTGGGTGCGCTGGGCGCTCTCGCCCGTCGAGTCGGCCGTCCGCGAGGAGTCGGTCCCGACGATCGACCGCGGGTTCGCCGCCGTCGTCGACGCGACGGTGGCGGCCTCGCGGCTGGACGTGCCCGCGTACGACACCGCGACCCTGCTCGACCGCCTCGCGTACTTCGCGGAGACGGTCGACCGCTGTGGCGGGCCGGCGGAGCGGGCGGCCTTCGCCCGCATCGACGACCTGACCGGGTGGCGGGAGCGACGGAACGAATCGCTTTAGTGGCCCAGCGGCACACGTGTCGGTATGGCCATCAAACCCAAATACGTCAAACAGCTCGGCGGCATCCTGCTGGAGCGGTATCCGGAGGCGTTCAACACGGACTTCGAGACGAACAAGGAGAGCGTCTCCAAGCTGACGAACGTCGAATCGAAGGGCGTCCGCAACCGCATCGCGGGCTACATCACGCGGAAGAAGTCGAGCGCGGCCGCTTCGGCCTGACTCGGCGGAACCTTCTCAGATCACCCTCGCCCCGAGCGACGGCTACGCGTCGGCACGCGGGAGTTCGACGTGGAACACGACGCCGCTGGGCTCGTTGGCCGCCGCCCGCACGTGGCCGCCGTACCTGTCGACGAGCACGTCGACGATGGAGAGCCCGAACCCACCCCAGTCGCGGTCGTGGCCGAACCCGTCGTCGAACAGTTGCTCGCGGCGGTCGGCGGGGATGCCCACGCCGTCGTCGGCGACGCTCACCGTGACCGTCTCCGCGTCGCACTCGACGCCGACGGTGACGCGCAGCGACGCCGGATCGTTGTGTTCGGCCGCGTTCGTCAGGAGGTGGTCGAACACCGTCCCCAGCATGTCGTCGGCCAGGACCTGGGGGTCGGCGGTCGGCGGGGTGAACTCGACGGTCGCCTCGGGGTAGGACTCCCGGAGGTCCGCCACCGCGTCCGAGAGCACGTCCGTGAGGTCGACCCGCCGTTCGGCCGTCCCTCCGGCGACGTCGGTGGAGAGACGCCGCGCGGTCTGGACCAGGTCGACGATCTCCTCGCTCCGGTGGCGGGCCACGTCGACGTCCCCGCGTCGCTCCTCGGGCACCGCCGCCGCCAGCGCGTCGAGTTTCGCCAGCACGAGGTTCATCCCGTTGAGGACGTTGTGCCTGAGCAGCCGATTCAGGAACTCGATCCGGGCACGCTCCGCGTCGAGTTCCCGCTGGTGCTCGGTGCGCTCGGTCACGTCCCGCAGCGCCGAGAGGTGCCGGCCCGGAAGGACGTTCGAGGTGGCGGCGTAGGCGACGGTCCGGGTCTCGCCGTCCGCACGCACGAGTTCGAACTCGCCGCGCTGCCCACCCTCCTCGAGGAACGCGGTCCACTGTGCCTCCACGTCCGTCCCCTCGGGTGCGAACTCCTCGATCCGTCTGCCGACCAGTTCCGACCGGGGGAGGCCGAACAGGTCGGCGGCCGCCGGGTTCGCCGCCACGTACCGCCCCCGGTCGTCGGTGATGACGAGGGCGTCGAGCGTCCCCTCGAAGACGGCCCGGAACTGGCGTTCCTGCTCGCTCAGCCGTCGGTGACGGGTCCGTGCCCGCACGTCGTAGCGGCTGATGAGGAGTCCGGCGACGGCGCCCGTCGCGGCGATGTCGAACACGAGAAACGAGGGCGACTCGACGACGTGGCCGTGGGCCGCGTGCAGGCCGAGGACGTACAGCGAGACGGCGCCGCTCACCAGGAGGCTACTCACGACCCAGAACGCCGCCACCACCGGCGCCATGTCGTCGTCGGCACCCCAGCGCAGCCACGCCCCGGCCAGGAGCAACAGGACGCCGAACCCGAGGGGCAGCAGGTCGCCGAGAACCCCCTCGACGGAGACCGAGTGCTGGACCGCGTGGACGACCGGCACCCCGATCAGGAGGAGGCCGACCCCGGCCACGGTGCCGCCGCCGAGGCGACGACGCCACACGACCGGAACGGCCTCGAACCGCGACGCCAGCCACCCCGTCAGCCCCGCAGTTCGGGCGGAGTCGGTCAGCAAGCCGACGAGGCCGTTCCCGACGGGGCTTCCGACGCCGCCGTCGTCCGAGCCCCCGTGTGTTCCGCTCACGGCAGGTTCCTTCGAGCGGTACCTGTATATGCGTACTGGACCGCGTCGGCCGCGAAAATCGGCAGCCGGCTCCTCGATCGGCGGAAAACTGATCGGCTCGGTGTCACGACTCGCCTCCCCGGCCGTCGGCGAGACCGGCGTCAGAACCGGTCGGTCCGGCCCGAGGCGGCCCAGGCGTCCGTCGGCGTCCCGTCGGGGACCCGGACCGACCGCCCCTGGAGCCCTTCGATCCGTCCGGCGAACGGCCAGCGCTTCCCGTCCCACGTCTCCTCGGCCGACTCCGCGGCCGCCGCCGCGGCGAGGTGGCTGTCGCGGACGTGCGCGCCCACCGCGGCGGCGATGGCCGCGGCCTCCTCGTCGTCGGCGTCGTCGGGGATGTCCAGTTCCATCTCAGATCGGGATGTTGCCGTGTTTCTTCTCCGGGTTCGACACCCGCTTGGTCTTGAGCATGTGCAGGTCGTCGACCAGGCGCGTCCGGGTGTCCTGCGGTTCGATCACGTCGTCGATGAACCCGCGGTCGGCGGCGGTGTAGGGGTTGGCGAACTCCTCGCGGTACTCCTCGACGAGGTCCTGGCGTCTGGCCTCGGGGTCGTCCGCGTCGTCGAGTTCGTCGCTGTAGAGGATGTTCACGGCGCCCTCCGGCCCCATGACCGCGAGTTCCGAGGTGGGCCACGCGTAGTTCACGTCCGCGCCGAGGTGTTTCGACGCCATGACGCAGTAGGCCCCGCCGTAGGCCTTCCGCGTGATGACCGTCAACAGGGGCACCGTCGCCTCGGAGTAGGCGTAGAGCAGTTTCGCGCCGTGGCGGATGATCCCCCGGTGTTCCTGGTCGGTGCCGGGCATGTAGCCGGGCACGTCGACGAACGTGAGGATGGGGACGTTGAAGGCGTCACAGAAGCGGACGAACCGCGAGGCCTTCATGCTGGCGTCGACGGTGAGCGTGCCGGCGTTCGACCGTGGCTGGTTGGCGACGACGCCGACCGAGTGGCCGTCCAGACGGCCGAAGCCGACGACGACGTTTTTCGCCCAGTCGCCGTGAATCTCGAAGAACGAGCCCTCGTCGACGACGTCGCCGATCACGTCCGTCATGTCGTAGGGCTTCTGTGGCTGGTCGGGGACGACGTCGACGAGTTCGTCGGCCGAGCGGTCCGGGTCGTCCCAGGGGTCGACCCGCGGCGGGTCCTCGACGTTGTTCTGCGGGAGGTAGGAGAGCAGGCGGCGGATGTTGTCGAGGGCCGTCTCCTCGTCCTCGAAGGCGCGGTGGGCGACGCCCGTCTCCGAGGCGTGGGTGACCGCGCCGCCGAGTTCCTCGAAGGTCACCTCCTCGCCGGTGACCGTCTTGATGACGTCCGGCCCGGTGATGAACATGTGGCTCGTGTCCTTCACCATGAAGATGAAGTCGGTGATGGCGGGGGAGTAGACCGCGCCGCCGGCACAGGGTCCCATGATGCCCGAAATCTGGGGGACGACGCCGCTGGCCTGCTCGTTGCGGTGGAAGATGTCGGTGAAGCCGGCGAGGCTACGGACCCCCTCCTGAATCCGGGCGCCAGCCGAGTCGTTGAGGCCGACGATGGGTGCGC encodes the following:
- a CDS encoding ATP-binding protein, coding for MSGTHGGSDDGGVGSPVGNGLVGLLTDSARTAGLTGWLASRFEAVPVVWRRRLGGGTVAGVGLLLIGVPVVHAVQHSVSVEGVLGDLLPLGFGVLLLLAGAWLRWGADDDMAPVVAAFWVVSSLLVSGAVSLYVLGLHAAHGHVVESPSFLVFDIAATGAVAGLLISRYDVRARTRHRRLSEQERQFRAVFEGTLDALVITDDRGRYVAANPAAADLFGLPRSELVGRRIEEFAPEGTDVEAQWTAFLEEGGQRGEFELVRADGETRTVAYAATSNVLPGRHLSALRDVTERTEHQRELDAERARIEFLNRLLRHNVLNGMNLVLAKLDALAAAVPEERRGDVDVARHRSEEIVDLVQTARRLSTDVAGGTAERRVDLTDVLSDAVADLRESYPEATVEFTPPTADPQVLADDMLGTVFDHLLTNAAEHNDPASLRVTVGVECDAETVTVSVADDGVGIPADRREQLFDDGFGHDRDWGGFGLSIVDVLVDRYGGHVRAAANEPSGVVFHVELPRADA
- the cofD gene encoding 2-phospho-L-lactate transferase, which encodes MVTFLAGGTGTPKLLDGVAAAFDPEAVTVVANTGDDVELGGLLVCPDLDTVLFRGGGVIDRDRWWGIDGDTTATHEELGRLAAAAGLADGDGDPAPRYLPPDRQTAGRRLARWRRFSGVAEFMEIGDRDRAVHVTRTSLLDEGLTLTEVTRRLADAFDLTADLLPMSDDPVATIVHTEAGAMHFQEYWVARRADPAVEDVEFRGASRASPTPAVRDALDDAVVIGPSNPVTSVGPIRALPGVDDALDSTPVVAVSPFVEDEVFSGPAADLMRGIGREPSTAGVADAYPFADAFVLDAADDTDLDRPVVRTDTRIDGPDDAERVVRAVADALAEVA
- a CDS encoding acyl-CoA carboxylase subunit beta, translating into MDERIEELREKRERALLGGGEDRIQSQHDKGKMTARERIDYFLDDGTFTEFDQFRTHRTHKFGMEEKKLPGDGVVTGYGEVNGRKTFVFAHDFTVFGGSLGEVMSEKICKVMDKAMDVGAPIVGLNDSAGARIQEGVRSLAGFTDIFHRNEQASGVVPQISGIMGPCAGGAVYSPAITDFIFMVKDTSHMFITGPDVIKTVTGEEVTFEELGGAVTHASETGVAHRAFEDEETALDNIRRLLSYLPQNNVEDPPRVDPWDDPDRSADELVDVVPDQPQKPYDMTDVIGDVVDEGSFFEIHGDWAKNVVVGFGRLDGHSVGVVANQPRSNAGTLTVDASMKASRFVRFCDAFNVPILTFVDVPGYMPGTDQEHRGIIRHGAKLLYAYSEATVPLLTVITRKAYGGAYCVMASKHLGADVNYAWPTSELAVMGPEGAVNILYSDELDDADDPEARRQDLVEEYREEFANPYTAADRGFIDDVIEPQDTRTRLVDDLHMLKTKRVSNPEKKHGNIPI
- a CDS encoding triphosphoribosyl-dephospho-CoA synthase — translated: MSGEGDRPSGRAHPRPDMTPVDHAELALLLEVASTPKPGNVDRRRDHDDLRFEHFLAGAVGARPGLRLAAGEGSDDGRPPLGEAFERAVRGMSQQDGDNTQFGCLLLLVPLVRAAATDRLSPAGAREVVESTTVDDAAAFYRAFEHVDVAVGDPPPDADALDVRRGADAVPDLRARGLTLADVMELSADRDGNAREWTTGFERTFAAAGAVRDDEGPVTDRLARAFLDLLAERPDTLVAVEHGDDAAREASRRAAAVRGDLDAAEDLAEAFHDEGINPGTTADCTAAAAFVALERGVPV
- a CDS encoding tRNA-dihydrouridine synthase → MLALASLSGASDAEWARDGAAFADLALLGGLAVDDASRDAARDLVARGRREFLPDDPLAFADAELAALSEAPIRPGLNVRSATLDPVREAAAVCARHDAVVEINAHCRQEELCAAGCGERLLRDTGRLERYVAAASEAGATVSVKVRAEVDGVDLPETARRVAAAGADAIHVDAMDSEEVIAAVAAASDAVVVANNGVRDRATAWEYLAYGADGVSVGRPSDDPAVLRRVARAVDDWWRRAAEDGATLDRERERDREPEVPG
- a CDS encoding 30S ribosomal protein S17e, whose amino-acid sequence is MAIKPKYVKQLGGILLERYPEAFNTDFETNKESVSKLTNVESKGVRNRIAGYITRKKSSAAASA
- a CDS encoding DUF447 domain-containing protein, which encodes MSGADWPVSLRGVTESVVATLGPNGRWNQAALGLHAPDDAGEPVTATTWGRTRTRGNFERRGGGVVQFTTDPREFVDAALDVTETDDPVREGAAAWVEVTVERLDAGEEGGTEWVRWALSPVESAVREESVPTIDRGFAAVVDATVAASRLDVPAYDTATLLDRLAYFAETVDRCGGPAERAAFARIDDLTGWRERRNESL